The Silene latifolia isolate original U9 population chromosome Y, ASM4854445v1, whole genome shotgun sequence sequence AGATTAACTAATCGTCTCGTTTCTACCAATACAAGTGTATCATGTACAAGATGTTTTTACCTTTTCTACCAATACAAGTGTATCATGTACAAGATGTTTTTACCTCTTGTTAGAGTACATTATCAATCCTCTTATTTTCTACTTCCATATGCTTGACACGTATTCTTATGAGAAGAATAAACATAAACTTCTTATGTATTCCACAAAACATGCAAATTGCACATAACTTGACTTCTTGTTCGTAACACTTCTTCTAGAACAAAGATGATTAGTGTACTTGTGTTAAAAAAAGGAACGTACGTAGTAGTTTTCTGCTACGAACGGAAAGTCCAAAAACTTAATACCGCAAATTCTTCATTGAACTGAACCAAAACTTACTACTATCAACAGTTTAGCCGAACAACAAATCTGATACATAATGATGCTAATTGCTATTTTCGGAACCCAGAAAAATAGCTCAACAAATTTCAGCAGCACCTACATGTCATCTCTATAGAAGCAGATTTACAGCAGAAAAGTAAAAGGGAAAAAGGCGGTCAACGGTATTTTTCTAAGTAGAATTTGTTGGTTTTTCTTTGGGAATTTCTTCGTTTGATGCTTCTTCGTTTTCTAACATAGCCTTCCTTGCAAGCTCGTAACCTGCAAAGTTCATGGCACCAAGAGGAGCCACCCAAAAGAATCTGGGTAAGGCTCCTTTGAAGAATCCCAGGGGACCTTCATGTTGTAGTATGGAAAAGGCTATCATTGATGTGGATATACGCCGGCCATGAGGAGCTGTCATCATTCTGGTCTTTAGTACATCAAAAGGTGTGGTGATGACAGCTGCAATCCCGCCCGAGAGTGCTCCGACTGCAATCGTCTCCCATGCCTCGAGTTCCCGGCCAAGAAGGTGTTGCGCAAGCTTTCGAGAATTGGAAACAGAATGATAATCAGGAAGACATTAAATAGCCAGAAAAAGTAATATGTCTTGGTGGTCGTTTGGTTCATTGTAAGAATCCATAATAGCGAGGACCTTTCAGTTTTCACTTAAACTGGTTGGTTGAACACTAAGTAGGAATTTACACTTCATAGGGAAGCCTTGTTGCCTAGGTAAGGATCTTCCTCCATTTGAGAGGATTTGGATTTTGAAATTTCCGGAGAGTTCCAACTCCTGTGCTTGATGTCGGCCAAACAAACTTACAATTTCTTAGAATTGAAATTTCTGTGTTTTCTATGAGCAAACAAACAACCACTTAAAAGGTTTCGAACTTTATTTGAACCTAGATATCTGATTCAGGTTCCTATGGCTACTATATATGTTAAACAGAAGGTTTATTACCCTTCCCCGGTTTGTGAGAACTACGTATATAAGCGTCAAGAAGATCAAGCACACAAGCTACTTCTTAACATTCTGATAGTATTGGTTTGTTATCACCCTCAtatcttttaatatgggtctttaggTATGTTTATCCTAATAATTGATAATTGGTTATGATTTGGCAACTTGTCCATTTTACCTCGGTTTTATACTTGATTTTGATGCACGGAACCCGAGGATCGAGGAGAACCTTTCCACGGTCAAGACATGGCGCAAACA is a genomic window containing:
- the LOC141632845 gene encoding uncharacterized protein LOC141632845, which translates into the protein IAQVQSLASFCSTLLGTATRIPCEVLKQRLQAGLFDNVGEAIVGTWQQDGLKGFFRGTGVTLCREVPLYVAGMGLYAESKKLAQHLLGRELEAWETIAVGALSGGIAAVITTPFDVLKTRMMTAPHGRRISTSMIAFSILQHEGPLGFFKGALPRFFWVAPLGAMNFAGYELARKAMLENEEASNEEIPKEKPTNST